CATGCCTTATttttgaaggctattattgggacgtcacactccaatagaggggcttcatttggattcttaatgtccaaaaaagtggttatgggatatcctaacacaaataaaaaatgtctagattaccctttaactagaagtgattttacgtccaggtttgaattaatcCAACCGTAGatttttatttgcatgtaattttacgtccaggtttagattagttccaaccgtagaagctcattctacgtccaggtttcttttaattccaaccgtagaatccgattgtacgtccagttttcttttaattccaaccatagaagtgattttacgtccaggtttggattatttccaaccgtagaagtgattttacgtctaggtttggattgattccaactgTAGAATTTTATATgcccaggtttgaattagttccaacagtagaagctcattttacgtccaggttccttttaatttcaaccgtagaagtgattttacgtccaggtttgaaatatttccaaccgtagaagtttattttacggccaatttttcttcccacaaaaattttgtcccagaattcaccaagtatacaacaaaattcattaatttaattttaattaaattaaattaaaattaactaaaaaaGGTTGTTtaatcattacaaaattatttgagataaggggtttttgatattacttatgaatgacccgtttttgtcctattaggtgacgcccctctaatggaatgtgacgccccaataatagccttcttattTTTCGCGTGGCTTATTTCATGTTTTTAACAAAATGTAACAAGATAGTTAAGGGTGAAATTTTGGAGAGTAAGGATGGAATTTCAGACACTGTCCATTCGACAGTCACTTCATAAGGAATGCAGTTGATCTCGGATACCTTGACAGTGTCTATCTAGTTATGAAATTCAGGCCTGCAGCTGAGAGTgtgccaatttttttttataaatgtcAAGCCTGTGTGCATATAATCAGAATGGACCTGTTCTTCCTAGATTCGGTTCAACCGACGTGAGGCCCATTTAAGAGAGTAATAGAGACGTTGCATAAATAGTTTTTTGAAATTTGTCTTATCATTTGGAATGTTTTTGTTATTGTGCAACTTTCTCAGGAATGTTTTGTTTTTATATATATTAAAAACCTTTGTTCCACAAACTCATTTTCCTCATCTTCTATTATCAGCCATTACCCACCAGCCAAATTATGTAACTAAAATATGTATTCATCAACTTGGAAGCGCATTTGCGAATTAACATGGTCCATTGGTGTGTAAATAGACCTACATTTTGGTTTTCTGGTAAATACTAATTGCAACAtcctcaaacttttttttttttaatcatggtGCAACATTCAAAATGTATAGTCCACTAATGTTACAAAAACATAACCTGGCAGTTATATGTTTGTAGTAATGGGTCTAGAAAAAAGAATACCTTGTGAAATCACAAGAAGGGGTAGCGCAGCACGACTCACATTGCACACTTACTTGTTTTGCTGCCGAAGAAATTAAGTTATCCTTCTAACAATTTGATATGGTAATTAGATTTGGTAAATGGAGGTGGTGAATTATCGTAAGAAGTTGGTTGTTTCTAGTTAGAATCGGGTCTGTCAGAGAATTGACCTAATTGAATTCGAGGGTCCCCTGTCCTATAGTATATATATGTACGGCGAAGGATACAGCCATTTATCTCATTTTGCCTTCTTTGACGTCCTTTTTTCTACTTTAAGTTTTGTTTTTAGTTACATTTttatagtttttatttatttgctaTCTGGGATTCTGGAGATACTGGAAACGAGATATTCTATTGTTGTTTGCAGATCATTGGCTCACTCACAAGATGTGGTGGCCAAATGAGATACTTGGTAGTGGTACTACTACTACCCACCCTAAGGGTCTCAATCTTATTAGTGTATGAAGTAAGTGGGCTGTGGAATTCCAGCTCATGTTCTTCATTAGGTTTTTATCACGTGGCGTATTTCGTGTTTTTAACAAAATGCAACAAGATAGTTTTGAAGGATGGAATTCAATTGTGTCTATCTTCCAGACTCACTAATGCTGATGCAGTCAATCTCGGATACCTTGGCAATGTCTATCCTGCAGCCGAGTATATGCCAAATCTTAATACATGCTAAGCTTGTATCAGCCTGCCATTTCCCACCAGCCAAGCAAAATATATCTATTCATCAACTCGGAAGTACATTTGCGATTTAACAGGGCTACATTTTGGCAATGAATACGGTGCAAGATTGAAATGAGATTATTCCATGACTGTTTAGGTTATCCTTTTAACAATTTGAGATGGTAAATGGAATGAGATTATTCCATGATTGTCGTGTTTGAACGCCAAAATTGAATGACTTACACTCTTGGAAATGTATATCAAGATCACTAGGTTTCTCCCTGTCAGGACGGTGGGGCAAACTAGGCATTGACAAAGAGCAAAGTTTTGATTTGGAGCAGTTATGGGGGCAATAACTAGCCGCCCTCAAGGCACTGTTTAGAGTAAAAGGAGAGGATAGTAAGTGATAGGTACTGTTATCTACCTAAACACTGAAAACAGGTGCTCAATGGAATTTTCTATCTAaaacttgaaaacaaaaaataaagctATGGCACAGGGTAGACTTTAAAATAAACCTAAAGAAGTATCCTATGATACACTCTACTTAGGCCTAGCAACGGTTTAATGGAGTTATCATTCAATACAGTTGATTTCAACTACCTAAAAAATGAGTTTAGTGGAAAATGTATCTCTTCTGCTTCTTCTAAGTTTGAGGATGAAAACAGGAATTACCCAGCTTTTACTTAATCATGAGGTTAATGCATAGTAAATATTTTGTAGGTTTTTCCTACTCCCACTACCTAGAAAATGAGCTCAATGGGAAATGCATTACACTCTCTAGTTCTTCATGTGTGGGGATGAAAACAGAAATTACTCAATTTTTGCTTATGAAATTGACATATAGAACGAGCGGATGAATCTTGAATGAGATGATGGATCACCACCCTACTTGGTCCGTTTGGATATAATGTCATGTGTATGGTTTAGGAAACTCTTGCTTTTGTGCATCTCAAAATCTCGTGCCCCATTGTGTATGTGTTGGTCAGAGGAACCTTGTTTCGGTGTGGTCCATCGGATCAAGATTCGTACGTTTTTGTATTGGAATGCATAATTCATGAGGCTTGACATGTTTTAATATTTACATGAAAGAATTGTGCTTTTTAGCTTCATTTTACTAATCAAAATGGTTTTCTCTTTCATACCGCTTGAGCATTTTTGATTTAGTAGTACCACAACCAATTATTTTACATACGATTGGCTTTGATGACGCTTGCAAAACTACTTGATCAAAGGATAAACTTGTCAAAATTAACAAAACCGATCAAATATCTAATGGCCTATTGTGATACTGCCAGACCAAAAATGCTCTAGCGGTGTGAGCGTACTTATTTTTCCATCAAAATGGTCTTAATATAGTTAGGCTAGCAGCTATATAAACCACTACACTATTCACGTGAGGTTCCTAACTCTTTGttatctccctctctctctctttaaGCATCTTCTCTTCATTTTCTGCAACGTCTGAATGTTTAATCTCCTAAACAATTAATTAAGAATATCAACATTTCTAGATACTCACCACCGGCATTCATCCCCAGCTCTTGAAAAATTTGTTCTGAAGAGTTGCTTACTCAAGAATACGAAACGAAAAGCGCGAGCTTTTGGATGGCGTTTTCTGGCGGGCTGTCGTTTGTTTTTGTAACAGGAACATTCATTTTGTTTCTGGCTCTGAAGAGTGCAGAAGGAGGAACCCAATTTGTAAGAAAAGTGTTTAATGTTAAGAGCTCAAAACATGATGCATCTCACTTCTATTTTGATACTTTGCCTAACAACGGGAAGCATTCCGTCTCAAAGCCAAGGCCACGTGTTTTCAACGTGAGATATTTTGGAGCTGTTGGAGATGGTTGGAACGATGATACAGCTGCATTCACAATGGCATGGAAAGCGGCTTGTGAGGTCCGATCGGGCGTTGTTTTGGCTCCTGAAGGTTATATCTTCATGATCAATCCAACAACTTTCTACGGCCCTTGTAAACCAGGCTTAACATTCCAAGTAAGAAGCTTACATAGCACAAATTCTTTCAAGATAGAAACTAAACTGGTTTTAAGTAATTCAGCAGCTAAAAAAAAGTTCTGTTTTTGAGTAGGTGGACGGAGTTTTGATGCCCCCGGATGGACCGTATTTCTGGCCGAAATCTGTTAGTATGGCACAGTGGCTTGTGTTTTTTCAAGTTGATAGAATGACCCTTACAGGCGATGGAATCATTGAAGGAAATGGAGATAAATGGTGGGAGCTCCCATGCAAACCTCATCGGGTAATTCTTGTAACCAAGAAAGCTGCTAAAACCTATCTAGATTTTCTTTTCTTACCATTTTTCCATAACATAGCTGTGTTGAAATTTATTTAATTACAGGGTCCTAATGGAACGACGTTACCCGGACCTTGTGATAGTCCTGCAGTAAGCATTTCGGACGAAGAAAATTTCATATTTCTATCAGTAATTATGGTTCCTTACTGACATTATTGCGTACTCTTGGTTGTTTCAGTTGTTGATGTTCTTCTGGAGCTCAAATTTACATGTCAGTAATCTGCACATCAGAAACAGTCCTCAATTTCACATGAAATTTGATAACTGTACAGAAGTGGTCATTCGAAACATCTCCTTAGATTCCCCTGCATTAAGTCCAAACACAGATGGAATCCACATAGAGCAGACGAAGTCTGTTGGTATTTACGACACCAATATCGCAAACGGTacggaaaaaaaatcaaactccCTAACAAATTTCAGTACTTTTTTTATGCAAGTTTCCTTCGTGATCCTATTTCCTTTTGGAACAGGTGATGATTGCATTTCAATTGGAGCTGGTTGTACGGACGTTGACATCAAGAACATCACCTGCACGCATAGCCATGGAATAAGGTAAGTTTTTACTCCCACAGAGTCCGACTCCGGAATGTTTGATTCTCCAAGCACTCATCAATTTTTTGGTTTCAACAGTATTGGAAGCCTTGGAGCAGAGCAAAATAGACGGGCTTGTGTCTCGAACATAACAGTCAGAAATGTATACATGAAAG
This DNA window, taken from Papaver somniferum cultivar HN1 chromosome 3, ASM357369v1, whole genome shotgun sequence, encodes the following:
- the LOC113357976 gene encoding polygalacturonase At1g48100-like isoform X1 produces the protein MAFSGGLSFVFVTGTFILFLALKSAEGGTQFVRKVFNVKSSKHDASHFYFDTLPNNGKHSVSKPRPRVFNVRYFGAVGDGWNDDTAAFTMAWKAACEVRSGVVLAPEGYIFMINPTTFYGPCKPGLTFQVDGVLMPPDGPYFWPKSVSMAQWLVFFQVDRMTLTGDGIIEGNGDKWWELPCKPHRGPNGTTLPGPCDSPALLMFFWSSNLHVSNLHIRNSPQFHMKFDNCTEVVIRNISLDSPALSPNTDGIHIEQTKSVGIYDTNIANGTEKKSNSLTNFSTFFMQVSFVILFPFGTGDDCISIGAGCTDVDIKNITCTHSHGISIGSLGAEQNRRACVSNITVRNVYMKDSDNGVRIKTWQGGSGSVSGVTFQDIEMDNVRNCIIVDQYYCLAEECQNKTSAVFINDVSYINIKGTYDVITKPVHFACSDTVPCMNITISEVNLLPSEGKSEIDPFCWNVYGRLETETEPRIRCLQEGEPDSVSERFRDVC
- the LOC113357976 gene encoding polygalacturonase At1g48100-like isoform X2, which codes for MAFSGGLSFVFVTGTFILFLALKSAEGGTQFVRKVFNVKSSKHDASHFYFDTLPNNGKHSVSKPRPRVFNVRYFGAVGDGWNDDTAAFTMAWKAACEVRSGVVLAPEGYIFMINPTTFYGPCKPGLTFQVDGVLMPPDGPYFWPKSVSMAQWLVFFQVDRMTLTGDGIIEGNGDKWWELPCKPHRGPNGTTLPGPCDSPALLMFFWSSNLHVSNLHIRNSPQFHMKFDNCTEVVIRNISLDSPALSPNTDGIHIEQTKSVGIYDTNIANGDDCISIGAGCTDVDIKNITCTHSHGISIGSLGAEQNRRACVSNITVRNVYMKDSDNGVRIKTWQGGSGSVSGVTFQDIEMDNVRNCIIVDQYYCLAEECQNKTSAVFINDVSYINIKGTYDVITKPVHFACSDTVPCMNITISEVNLLPSEGKSEIDPFCWNVYGRLETETEPRIRCLQEGEPDSVSERFRDVC